From Draconibacterium halophilum, one genomic window encodes:
- the hemB gene encoding porphobilinogen synthase, translating into MLFPETRLRRLRYNSVLRDMVTETKLSVDDLVMPLFVCAGTNVRNPISSMPGNFQLSVENLVMECKNVAESGVKAVLLFGIPAEKDEDGTVACQHNGIVQQAIRAIKAELPDLYIIADVCNCEYTTHGHCGTIIDGDVDNDTTLETLAAQSVSLAEAGADMIAPSDMMDGRVGRIREALDENKFEKIPIMAYSAKYASGFYGPFREAAESAPKFGNRATYQMNPANSDEAMREVELDIAEGADIVMVKPALSFLDIVYRVKTEFKMPTAAYNVSGEFSMLKAAAEKDWIDGARVMMEILTSIKRAGADIIITYSAVDAAKILNGIKG; encoded by the coding sequence ATGCTATTTCCTGAAACAAGATTAAGAAGATTAAGATACAATTCGGTTTTACGCGACATGGTAACCGAAACAAAACTGTCGGTTGATGATCTGGTGATGCCACTTTTTGTTTGCGCAGGAACCAACGTTCGCAACCCAATCAGCTCAATGCCGGGCAACTTTCAATTGTCGGTGGAAAACCTGGTAATGGAGTGTAAGAATGTAGCCGAATCAGGAGTGAAGGCAGTTCTTTTGTTTGGGATTCCGGCCGAAAAAGACGAAGACGGAACTGTTGCCTGTCAGCACAATGGCATTGTACAGCAAGCCATTCGTGCTATAAAAGCAGAGCTTCCCGATTTGTATATTATTGCCGATGTGTGTAACTGCGAGTATACCACACACGGACATTGCGGAACCATAATTGATGGCGATGTGGATAACGACACCACCCTTGAAACGCTGGCGGCACAATCAGTTTCGCTGGCAGAAGCCGGTGCCGATATGATCGCTCCGAGCGATATGATGGACGGACGTGTTGGACGAATCCGTGAAGCATTGGACGAAAATAAATTCGAGAAAATTCCGATTATGGCGTATTCAGCAAAATACGCATCAGGATTTTACGGGCCATTCCGTGAAGCTGCCGAAAGTGCACCAAAATTTGGCAACCGTGCCACTTACCAAATGAACCCGGCTAATTCAGACGAAGCCATGCGTGAGGTAGAACTCGACATTGCTGAAGGTGCCGACATTGTAATGGTAAAACCGGCACTTTCATTTCTCGATATTGTATACCGCGTAAAAACAGAATTCAAAATGCCAACAGCAGCCTACAATGTTAGCGGCGAATTTTCGATGCTAAAAGCCGCTGCAGAGAAAGACTGGATTGATGGCGCACGGGTAATGATGGAAATTCTCACCTCGATAAAAAGAGCCGGTGCCGATATTATTATTACATATTCAGCTGTTGATGCAGCCAAAATTTTAAACGGAATTAAAGGATAG